Proteins encoded within one genomic window of Raineyella fluvialis:
- a CDS encoding aldehyde dehydrogenase family protein, which translates to MWTPGIRAGVRPGSEFHRVEYFGPVLGVMTAPDLATAVALQNGTDYGLTAGLHSLDPDEVRYWVEHVRAGNLYVNRGITGAIVRRQPFGGWKRSSVGTGTKAGGPNYLYGFGDVVPAPVTELVAEPTAPLLRRVLEVGRTVLSSEDAVRLEVAVGLDQRALDEEFGHGHDPAALGVERNILRYRPAPVLIRLGQGRPWLELLRELSAALAVPGGRHRLSAALPPPAALATFLAEVEIGWVVETDHAFLARVAAPPAADDPARFDRRIRLLGGDPTALATALAGSDSGSLDTAVYAGPVVDAGRVAILPYVREQVVSVTAHRYGHPSDLPDAAGLAVTDWAEGRTSPDL; encoded by the coding sequence CTGTGGACCCCGGGCATCCGGGCCGGCGTACGCCCCGGCAGCGAGTTCCACCGGGTGGAGTACTTCGGGCCGGTGCTCGGCGTGATGACTGCCCCCGACCTCGCCACCGCCGTCGCGCTGCAGAACGGCACCGACTACGGCCTCACCGCCGGCCTGCACTCCCTCGATCCGGACGAGGTGCGCTACTGGGTCGAGCACGTCCGGGCGGGCAACCTCTACGTCAACCGGGGCATCACTGGCGCCATTGTGCGGCGCCAGCCGTTCGGTGGCTGGAAACGTTCCTCGGTCGGCACCGGCACGAAGGCCGGCGGCCCGAACTACCTCTACGGCTTCGGCGACGTGGTCCCGGCACCGGTCACCGAACTGGTCGCCGAACCCACCGCGCCGCTGCTGCGTCGGGTGCTCGAGGTCGGTCGGACCGTGCTGTCCTCGGAGGACGCCGTACGCCTCGAGGTGGCGGTCGGGCTCGACCAGCGGGCACTGGACGAGGAGTTCGGCCATGGTCACGACCCGGCCGCGCTCGGCGTCGAGCGCAACATCCTCCGGTACCGGCCCGCCCCGGTGCTCATCCGGCTCGGGCAGGGCCGGCCCTGGCTGGAGCTGCTGCGTGAGCTGTCGGCCGCGCTGGCCGTCCCCGGCGGCCGTCACCGCCTCTCCGCGGCGTTGCCACCACCGGCGGCGCTGGCCACCTTCCTGGCGGAGGTCGAGATCGGGTGGGTGGTCGAGACGGACCACGCCTTCCTCGCCCGGGTCGCGGCGCCTCCGGCCGCCGACGACCCCGCACGGTTCGACCGCCGGATCCGGCTGCTCGGCGGGGACCCGACGGCCCTCGCGACAGCTCTGGCCGGGTCAGACAGCGGCTCCCTCGACACGGCGGTGTACGCGGGGCCGGTGGTGGACGCCGGGCGGGTGGCCATCCTGCCGTACGTCCGCGAACAGGTCGTCTCGGTCACCGCGCACCGCTACGGGCATCCCAGTGACCTGCCGGACGCCGCGGGTCTGGCGGTGACAGACTGGGCGGAAGGCCGCACGTCCCCCGACTTGTGA
- a CDS encoding bifunctional proline dehydrogenase/L-glutamate gamma-semialdehyde dehydrogenase has protein sequence MSADDLLRAAELAVPTAERWWRTAHGGRHDLASTLMSRVVADPAGMRLLLDFVDGVVRPEDDRTAAHALHRLAHTGPELPGVVVPPARRMLRALVGDLVVDASDDRLGAALERLSRHGADLNVNLLGEAVLGDAEAARRLADVERLVRREDVTYVSLKVSSVLGPHNPWGFDAAVDRAVGLLAPLYRLAAGRPRPVFLNLDMEEYRDLHLTLTVFRRLLDLPGLESSSGGVVLQAYLPDALPALEELTAWADHRVRAGGAPIRVRLVKGANLALETVDAVLHGWAPVTTGSKEATDANYLRLLDRALTPEATRAVHLGIAGHNLFTLALAWELAGLRGVRESIQVEMLAGMAPAQAEVVRAETGSLRLYVPVVHPEEFDTALAYLVRRLDENAADEHYLASLGDPDPEAGLARERDRFRAAVRRWQSEGPEAVGPRRHPGPPDVDHLQRGFRNAPDSDTALPATIAGGRDILARVPESRLGLTAVDRARIEDADRLAALVERTSRAGQTWQARTPGERAAIVDRIGDELEALRADLLEVAAAECGKTLDQSDPEVSEAVDFAHYYAAESRRLEGLVGGTFRPVRLTVVAPPWNFPLSIPLGGVAAALAAGSAVILKPATAARRCGALLAEACWRAGVPHDVLQLVVPADPDIGRALITHPAVERVVLTGSADTAAMFRRWRPDLGLLAETSGKNAIVVTPSADRDLAVHDIVASAFGHAGQKCSAASLLILVGAAARSTRLRDQLIDATRSLTVGPPTDPATRMGPLTTPPGEKLLRGLTTLGRASTGSSSPVASTTRAGCGPRASGPAYAPAASSTGWSTSGRCSA, from the coding sequence ATGAGCGCTGACGACCTGCTGCGGGCCGCCGAACTCGCCGTGCCGACCGCCGAACGCTGGTGGCGCACGGCCCATGGTGGTCGCCACGATCTCGCCTCGACCCTGATGTCGCGGGTGGTCGCGGACCCGGCCGGGATGCGACTCCTGCTGGACTTCGTCGACGGCGTCGTCCGCCCCGAGGACGACCGGACCGCCGCGCACGCCCTGCATCGACTCGCCCACACCGGCCCCGAACTCCCCGGCGTCGTCGTCCCGCCGGCTCGGCGGATGCTGCGCGCCCTGGTCGGGGACCTCGTCGTCGACGCCTCGGACGACCGGCTGGGCGCCGCGCTGGAGCGGCTGTCCCGCCACGGCGCAGACCTGAACGTCAACCTGCTCGGCGAGGCGGTGCTCGGCGATGCCGAGGCGGCCCGACGGCTGGCCGACGTCGAACGGCTTGTGCGCCGCGAGGACGTGACGTACGTGTCCCTCAAGGTCTCCTCGGTCCTCGGGCCGCACAACCCGTGGGGGTTCGACGCCGCCGTCGACCGCGCGGTCGGCCTGCTGGCGCCGCTGTACCGGCTGGCCGCCGGCCGGCCCCGGCCGGTCTTCCTCAACCTCGACATGGAGGAGTACCGCGACCTCCACCTCACCCTCACCGTCTTCCGGCGCCTGCTCGACCTGCCCGGGCTGGAATCCTCGTCCGGGGGAGTGGTGCTGCAGGCCTACCTGCCCGACGCCCTCCCCGCCCTCGAGGAACTGACCGCCTGGGCCGACCACCGAGTACGGGCCGGCGGCGCGCCGATCCGCGTACGTCTCGTCAAGGGCGCCAACCTCGCCCTGGAGACCGTCGACGCCGTCCTGCACGGCTGGGCGCCGGTGACGACCGGCTCCAAGGAGGCGACGGACGCGAACTACCTGCGTCTCCTCGACCGGGCCCTCACCCCGGAGGCCACCCGTGCCGTCCACCTCGGCATCGCCGGGCACAACCTCTTCACTCTGGCCCTGGCCTGGGAGCTGGCCGGGCTGCGGGGTGTCCGCGAAAGCATCCAGGTGGAGATGCTCGCCGGGATGGCCCCCGCCCAGGCCGAGGTGGTCCGGGCGGAGACCGGCTCGCTGCGGCTCTACGTCCCCGTCGTCCACCCGGAGGAGTTCGACACCGCCCTCGCCTACCTGGTGCGACGCCTGGACGAGAACGCCGCCGACGAGCACTACCTCGCCTCCCTCGGCGATCCCGATCCGGAGGCCGGCCTGGCGCGTGAACGGGACCGCTTCCGGGCCGCCGTGCGGCGCTGGCAGAGCGAGGGGCCGGAGGCCGTCGGTCCCCGGCGCCACCCCGGGCCACCGGACGTCGACCACCTGCAGCGCGGCTTCCGCAACGCCCCCGACAGCGACACCGCGTTGCCGGCCACCATTGCCGGGGGCCGCGACATCCTGGCCCGCGTGCCGGAGTCGCGCCTCGGCCTCACCGCCGTCGACCGCGCCCGGATCGAGGACGCGGACCGGCTGGCCGCCCTGGTCGAACGCACCTCCCGCGCCGGGCAGACCTGGCAGGCGCGGACCCCGGGCGAGCGGGCCGCGATCGTCGACCGGATCGGTGACGAACTGGAGGCCCTCCGCGCCGACCTGCTCGAGGTCGCCGCGGCCGAGTGCGGCAAGACGCTGGACCAGTCCGATCCCGAGGTGTCGGAGGCCGTCGACTTCGCCCACTACTACGCGGCCGAGTCGCGCCGGCTGGAGGGACTCGTCGGGGGGACGTTCCGCCCGGTGCGCCTCACCGTGGTGGCTCCACCGTGGAACTTCCCGCTCTCCATCCCGCTGGGTGGGGTCGCCGCCGCCCTCGCCGCTGGGTCGGCGGTCATCCTCAAGCCGGCCACCGCCGCCCGGCGCTGCGGTGCTCTCCTCGCCGAGGCCTGCTGGCGGGCCGGCGTGCCGCACGACGTGCTGCAACTCGTCGTCCCTGCCGACCCGGACATCGGCCGGGCGCTGATCACCCATCCGGCGGTGGAGCGGGTCGTGCTGACCGGCTCGGCCGACACCGCCGCGATGTTCCGGCGCTGGCGCCCCGACCTCGGGCTGCTCGCCGAGACCTCGGGCAAGAACGCCATCGTCGTCACCCCGTCGGCCGACCGTGACCTGGCCGTCCACGACATCGTCGCCTCGGCCTTCGGCCACGCGGGCCAGAAGTGCTCCGCCGCCTCCCTGCTCATCCTCGTCGGGGCCGCGGCCCGCTCCACCCGGTTGCGCGACCAGTTGATCGACGCCACCCGCTCGCTCACCGTCGGCCCGCCGACCGATCCCGCCACGCGGATGGGACCCCTCACCACCCCTCCCGGCGAGAAGCTCCTGCGCGGCCTGACGACGCTGGGGAGGGCGAGCACTGGATCCTCCAGCCCCGTCGCCTCGACGACGAGGGCCGGCTGTGGACCCCGGGCATCCGGGCCGGCGTACGCCCCGGCAGCGAGTTCCACCGGGTGGAGTACTTCGGGCCGGTGCTCGGCGTGA
- a CDS encoding PTS sugar transporter subunit IIA → MIVAAPVAGTTVPLAEVNDKVFASGAMGQGVGILPDNGRIVAPVAGTVIAATRTGHAFGIKSDDGVEVLVHVGIDTVQMKGEGFSPKVTRGQRVEQGDLLAEVDLDAVQKAGFDPTVVTIVTNSASLGAVDAVTGRSLAAGDAALLIMAGAPQPVNA, encoded by the coding sequence GTGATCGTCGCCGCCCCGGTCGCCGGTACCACCGTGCCGCTGGCGGAGGTCAACGACAAGGTCTTCGCCTCCGGTGCCATGGGCCAGGGTGTGGGCATCCTCCCGGACAACGGCCGGATCGTCGCGCCGGTCGCCGGCACCGTGATCGCCGCGACCCGGACCGGGCACGCCTTCGGGATCAAGTCTGACGACGGCGTCGAGGTCCTCGTCCACGTCGGCATCGACACGGTCCAGATGAAGGGCGAGGGTTTCAGCCCGAAAGTGACCCGCGGCCAGCGGGTCGAGCAGGGCGACCTGCTCGCCGAGGTCGACCTCGACGCGGTCCAGAAGGCCGGCTTCGACCCGACCGTGGTGACGATCGTGACCAACTCCGCCTCGCTCGGCGCGGTCGACGCGGTCACCGGCCGCAGCCTCGCCGCCGGCGACGCGGCGCTGCTGATCATGGCCGGCGCCCCCCAGCCCGTCAACGCCTGA
- a CDS encoding amidase family protein: MTTTSSFDPTIWRLADDDLMPQVSSGPLGGARVAVKDLFAVAGQPIGAGNPTFLAGAPLQDRNARVVDDLMRAGATVVGITRTDEFAFSLAGTNPHYGTPPNALCPDRIPGGSSSGSAAAVALGLADIGLGTDTGGSIRVPAAYQGLWGIRTTYGAVSHEGVHGLAPSFDTVGWLTAGPDLLETVGKVLLPLAAGRHFDAVLVDDALLDAADADVAEAARKFLHGPIPLEVRTLPLGWPLGQWREVFVTIQGHEAWAEHGAWVSAHPGALGAAVAERFRQAATITDTQRDEALAARRRIARAVRRAIGDDLLAVPSAASVPPLRSGEDPAAGPARTATLELTCIAGLSGLPALAIPLRTAEGLPCGLSLVGPPGSDRDLLALGRRIGVA; encoded by the coding sequence ATGACCACCACCAGCAGCTTCGACCCGACCATCTGGCGGCTGGCCGACGACGACCTGATGCCCCAGGTGTCCAGCGGCCCGTTGGGGGGCGCACGCGTGGCGGTCAAGGACCTGTTCGCCGTGGCCGGTCAGCCCATCGGTGCGGGCAATCCGACGTTCCTCGCCGGCGCGCCGCTGCAGGATCGCAACGCGCGGGTGGTGGACGACCTGATGCGCGCGGGCGCCACGGTGGTCGGGATCACCAGGACCGACGAGTTCGCCTTCTCCCTCGCCGGGACCAATCCCCATTACGGCACACCACCGAATGCCCTGTGCCCGGACCGGATCCCGGGCGGCTCGAGCTCCGGATCGGCGGCCGCGGTGGCGCTCGGGTTGGCCGACATCGGGCTGGGGACGGACACCGGGGGGTCCATCAGGGTGCCGGCCGCCTACCAGGGTCTGTGGGGCATCCGGACCACGTACGGCGCCGTCTCCCACGAGGGCGTCCACGGACTGGCGCCCAGCTTCGACACGGTCGGCTGGCTGACGGCGGGCCCGGACCTGCTGGAGACCGTCGGCAAGGTGCTGCTGCCGCTCGCGGCCGGACGGCACTTCGACGCGGTCCTCGTCGACGACGCCCTGCTCGACGCCGCGGACGCCGATGTCGCCGAAGCCGCCCGTAAGTTCCTGCACGGGCCGATTCCCCTCGAGGTCCGTACGCTGCCCCTGGGCTGGCCGTTGGGGCAGTGGCGGGAGGTCTTCGTCACCATCCAGGGGCATGAGGCGTGGGCGGAGCACGGCGCATGGGTGAGCGCTCACCCCGGGGCGCTCGGGGCCGCGGTGGCGGAGCGGTTCCGGCAGGCCGCGACGATCACCGACACCCAGCGGGACGAGGCGCTGGCCGCGCGGCGGCGGATCGCCCGGGCCGTCCGCCGCGCCATCGGCGACGACCTCCTGGCGGTGCCGAGCGCCGCCTCCGTCCCGCCGCTGCGCTCCGGGGAGGATCCGGCGGCGGGGCCGGCCCGGACGGCCACCCTGGAACTCACCTGCATCGCGGGGCTGTCGGGACTGCCCGCCCTGGCGATCCCGCTGCGGACGGCGGAGGGGTTGCCCTGCGGGCTGTCGCTGGTGGGTCCGCCGGGCAGCGACCGGGACTTGTTGGCGCTGGGACGGCGGATCGGCGTCGCCTGA
- a CDS encoding PTS transporter subunit EIIC — protein MGTVNYADLAHQIVDKVGGEANIATGTHCATRLRLTLKDTGKADTAAVQKLPGVITVMQAGGQYQIVIGNNVPKVYEELTRFTRIGGDDAAPADAPKGNLLNRFIQLISAIIQPILWPLAGAGLFKAFLSLSTNLHWLDAKSTTYTILNASADAIFYFLPIFLALTAAKRFRANHMTAMAIAGALVYPAIVALASATTPVTFFGLPVVMMSYTSSVIPIIIAVWLQGYVERFLGRILPDSIRNFTTPLLTLAVMVPLILLTVGPLTTYAAEGISGGVNAIFHFAPWLGGAIMGGFWQVFVLFGLHWGFVPIMMNDLAVHGYTLLGGPLVAAVLAQAAATLAVFIRTRSAKRREVAGPAALSGMLAGVTEPAIYGVNLPLKLPFYFGIAGGAVGGAIAAAGGSANNAFVFPSLLGLPAYMAVGNFTLQLIGSGLAVAIAFLLTLFFGPVRRRTSRPRSPRRAAPPSRPTVT, from the coding sequence ATGGGGACCGTGAACTACGCCGATCTGGCACATCAGATCGTCGACAAGGTCGGCGGCGAGGCGAACATCGCCACCGGCACCCACTGCGCCACCCGGCTGCGCCTGACGCTGAAGGACACCGGGAAGGCCGACACCGCCGCCGTCCAGAAGCTGCCCGGTGTCATCACCGTCATGCAGGCCGGCGGTCAGTACCAGATCGTCATCGGCAACAACGTGCCGAAGGTCTACGAGGAGCTCACCCGCTTCACCCGGATCGGCGGCGACGACGCCGCTCCGGCGGACGCCCCCAAGGGCAACCTCCTCAACCGGTTCATCCAGCTGATCAGCGCGATCATCCAGCCCATCCTGTGGCCGCTGGCCGGCGCCGGTCTGTTCAAGGCCTTCCTGTCGCTGTCCACCAACCTGCACTGGCTGGACGCGAAGTCCACGACGTACACGATCCTCAACGCGTCGGCCGACGCGATCTTCTACTTCCTGCCGATCTTCCTGGCCCTCACGGCCGCGAAGCGCTTCCGCGCCAACCACATGACCGCGATGGCCATCGCCGGCGCGCTGGTCTACCCGGCGATCGTCGCCCTGGCCTCCGCCACCACTCCGGTGACGTTCTTCGGCCTGCCCGTTGTGATGATGAGCTACACCAGCTCGGTCATCCCGATCATCATCGCCGTCTGGCTGCAGGGCTACGTCGAGCGGTTCCTCGGCAGGATCCTGCCGGACTCGATCCGCAACTTCACCACCCCGCTGCTCACCCTCGCCGTGATGGTCCCGCTCATCCTGCTGACCGTCGGCCCGCTGACCACGTACGCGGCCGAGGGCATCTCCGGTGGCGTCAACGCGATCTTCCACTTCGCCCCGTGGCTCGGCGGCGCGATCATGGGCGGCTTCTGGCAGGTCTTCGTCCTCTTCGGCCTGCACTGGGGCTTCGTCCCGATCATGATGAACGACCTGGCCGTCCACGGCTACACGCTGCTCGGCGGGCCCCTGGTCGCCGCCGTTCTCGCCCAGGCCGCCGCCACCCTCGCCGTCTTCATCCGCACCCGCAGCGCCAAGCGTCGTGAGGTCGCCGGCCCCGCCGCCCTGTCCGGCATGCTCGCCGGCGTCACCGAGCCGGCGATCTACGGCGTGAACCTCCCGCTCAAGCTCCCCTTCTACTTCGGCATCGCCGGTGGTGCCGTCGGTGGCGCGATCGCCGCGGCCGGTGGCAGCGCCAACAACGCCTTCGTCTTCCCCTCGCTGCTCGGTCTGCCCGCCTACATGGCCGTCGGCAACTTCACCCTCCAGTTGATCGGCTCCGGTCTGGCCGTGGCCATCGCCTTCCTGCTCACCCTCTTCTTCGGCCCCGTGAGGAGAAGGACGTCGAGGCCGAGGTCACCCAGACGGGCGGCACCGCCCTCGCGGCCAACGGTGACGTGA